A genomic region of Tsukamurella pulmonis contains the following coding sequences:
- a CDS encoding endonuclease domain-containing protein, which yields MHTIEILETLAGANGGIVSRRAALAAGARAAEIERLRHTGDIVAVRRGWYRLPGADAVVVAAVRAGAVLTCVSALPYHPGVWVPPQRRRVHLRRARHLRTPAHRDCDAAHPMRSPIRAVDSLPDALRCAAHCLDPAAFVAVLDSTLRREHERYTVDDLRVIFDGASQRVVRLLDFVDPLAGSGTESLVRFHLQYARIKVRSQVVLPGIGRVDLLVGDRLIIECDSTAHHTGPQRLEDNRRDRAATRGGYLVLRIDYSEVIGDWPTIFAEILEIVRSGRHRGPVLLGESADLAVAPDISIAT from the coding sequence ATGCACACCATCGAGATCCTCGAGACCCTGGCCGGGGCGAACGGCGGCATCGTCTCGCGCCGGGCTGCGCTGGCGGCCGGCGCCCGTGCCGCGGAGATCGAGCGGCTGCGCCACACCGGGGACATCGTGGCGGTGCGGCGCGGCTGGTACCGGTTGCCCGGTGCCGACGCGGTGGTCGTCGCGGCCGTCCGCGCCGGCGCCGTGCTCACGTGCGTCTCGGCGTTGCCGTACCACCCCGGCGTGTGGGTGCCGCCGCAGCGCCGCCGTGTCCACCTGCGGCGGGCGCGCCATCTGCGGACCCCCGCACACCGGGACTGCGACGCGGCGCATCCGATGCGCTCGCCGATCCGCGCCGTCGACTCCCTCCCCGACGCCCTCCGGTGCGCCGCCCACTGCCTCGACCCGGCCGCCTTCGTCGCGGTGCTCGATTCGACGCTGCGGCGCGAGCACGAGCGCTACACCGTCGACGATCTCCGGGTGATCTTCGACGGCGCCTCCCAGCGCGTCGTCCGGCTGCTGGACTTCGTGGATCCGCTGGCCGGTTCGGGGACGGAGTCGCTGGTCCGGTTCCACCTGCAGTACGCGCGGATCAAGGTCCGCAGCCAGGTCGTCCTCCCCGGCATCGGCCGCGTGGATCTGCTGGTCGGCGACCGGCTGATCATCGAGTGCGACAGCACCGCGCACCACACGGGCCCGCAGCGGCTGGAGGACAACCGCCGCGACCGCGCCGCGACCCGGGGCGGCTACCTCGTGCTGCGCATCGACTACTCGGAGGTGATCGGTGACTGGCCGACGATCTTCGCCGAGATCCTCGAGATCGTCCGCAGCGGCCGGCACCGCGGGCCCGTGCTCCTCGGAGAATCCGCCGATCTCGCGGTGGCGCCGGATATATCCATCGCCACCTAG
- a CDS encoding succinic semialdehyde dehydrogenase gives MPAPTQATFDRLRALAAIDHPEQRETRDVLEAFSGTKVTTIPVGTAEDVEKAFERARRAQQQWAARSAKERAAVLLKFADLVGDHRAELMDMVQLETGKARQYAQEEALDVAMTARWYGKNAPKILAEKNTDGMLPVFTKTRVRYQPKGVVGVIAPWNYPITLAVSDGIAALAAGNAVVLKPDSQTPYCALAAIELLYRAGLPRDLFAVVPGPGGVVGTAIVERADYLMFTGSSATGATLAEQCGKRLIGFSAELGGKNPMVVTKDADIAHTADGAARAAFSNSGQLCISIERIYVEREIADEFARAFAERTANLALGAGYDFENEMGSLASKSQIDTVAAHVDDAVAKGATVLAGGKARPDLGPFFYEPTVLKDVPEEAVCFKSETFGPLVAIYPVDSVDEAVEKANDTEYGLNASVFAGTTKQAQAIAERINAGTVNINEGYAAAWGSTAAPMGGMGISGVGRRHGTEGLLKYCESKTIAEQRIIGIGGIKGVPRNVFLNVVPSAIKALKLIGR, from the coding sequence ATGCCAGCACCTACCCAGGCCACGTTCGACCGTCTTCGCGCCCTCGCGGCGATCGACCACCCCGAACAGCGCGAGACGCGCGACGTCCTCGAGGCGTTCTCGGGGACGAAGGTCACGACCATCCCCGTCGGCACCGCCGAGGACGTGGAGAAGGCCTTCGAGCGCGCCCGCCGCGCGCAGCAGCAGTGGGCGGCCCGCAGCGCCAAGGAGCGCGCGGCCGTGCTGCTCAAGTTCGCCGATCTGGTGGGCGATCACCGTGCCGAGCTCATGGACATGGTGCAGCTGGAGACCGGCAAGGCCCGTCAGTACGCGCAGGAGGAGGCGCTGGACGTCGCGATGACGGCCCGCTGGTACGGCAAGAACGCGCCGAAGATCCTGGCGGAGAAGAACACCGACGGCATGCTCCCCGTGTTCACCAAGACCCGCGTGCGCTACCAGCCCAAGGGCGTGGTCGGCGTGATCGCGCCGTGGAACTACCCGATCACCCTCGCCGTCTCGGACGGCATCGCGGCGCTCGCGGCCGGCAACGCCGTCGTGCTCAAGCCCGATTCGCAGACCCCGTACTGCGCGCTCGCCGCCATCGAACTGCTCTACCGCGCGGGCCTGCCGCGCGACCTGTTCGCCGTGGTCCCCGGCCCCGGCGGCGTCGTGGGCACCGCCATCGTCGAGCGGGCCGACTACCTCATGTTCACCGGCTCCTCCGCGACCGGCGCCACCCTTGCCGAGCAGTGCGGCAAGCGCCTCATCGGCTTCTCCGCCGAGCTGGGCGGCAAGAACCCGATGGTGGTCACCAAGGACGCCGACATCGCGCACACGGCCGACGGTGCCGCCCGCGCCGCGTTCTCCAACTCGGGCCAGCTGTGCATCTCGATCGAGCGGATCTACGTCGAGCGGGAGATCGCCGACGAGTTCGCCCGCGCCTTCGCCGAGCGCACCGCGAACCTCGCGCTGGGCGCCGGCTACGACTTCGAGAACGAGATGGGCTCGCTCGCGTCGAAGTCGCAGATCGACACCGTCGCCGCCCATGTCGACGACGCCGTCGCCAAGGGCGCGACGGTGCTCGCCGGCGGCAAGGCCCGCCCCGACCTCGGCCCGTTCTTCTACGAGCCGACGGTGCTCAAGGACGTGCCGGAGGAGGCCGTCTGCTTCAAGTCGGAGACCTTCGGCCCGCTCGTCGCGATCTACCCCGTCGACTCGGTCGACGAGGCCGTGGAGAAGGCCAACGACACCGAGTACGGCCTCAACGCTTCGGTTTTCGCGGGCACCACGAAGCAGGCGCAGGCGATCGCCGAGCGGATCAACGCCGGCACCGTCAACATCAACGAGGGCTACGCCGCCGCCTGGGGCTCCACCGCGGCCCCGATGGGCGGCATGGGCATCTCGGGCGTCGGCCGTCGCCACGGCACCGAGGGCCTGCTCAAGTACTGCGAGTCGAAGACCATCGCGGAGCAGCGCATCATCGGCATCGGCGGCATCAAGGGCGTGCCGCGCAACGTCTTCCTCAACGTCGTGCCCTCGGCGATCAAGGCGCTCAAGCTGATCGGCCGGTAG
- the rraA gene encoding ribonuclease E activity regulator RraA → MSDVQFTPTADLVDEIGPDVRSCDTQFRQFGGRKQFAGPVVTVKCFQDNALLKSILGEPGEGRVLVIDGSDAEGVPSLHTALVGDLIAELGRGNGWAGIVAYGAVRDAAVIGTLDIGVKALGTNPRKSTKTGEGQRDVPLTFGGITFQPGDVLFSDDDGIVLR, encoded by the coding sequence ATGAGCGACGTGCAGTTCACCCCCACCGCGGACCTGGTCGACGAGATCGGCCCCGACGTGCGCAGCTGTGACACGCAGTTCCGCCAGTTCGGCGGTCGCAAACAGTTCGCCGGACCGGTCGTCACGGTCAAGTGCTTCCAGGACAACGCGCTGCTGAAGTCGATCCTGGGCGAGCCGGGCGAGGGCCGCGTGCTGGTCATCGACGGTTCCGACGCCGAGGGCGTGCCCTCGCTGCACACCGCCCTGGTCGGCGACCTCATCGCCGAGCTCGGTCGTGGCAACGGCTGGGCCGGCATCGTCGCGTACGGCGCCGTCCGCGACGCCGCGGTGATCGGCACCCTCGACATCGGCGTGAAGGCGCTGGGTACCAACCCGCGCAAGTCCACCAAGACCGGCGAGGGCCAGCGCGACGTGCCGCTCACCTTCGGCGGCATCACCTTCCAGCCGGGCGACGTTCTGTTCAGCGACGACGACGGCATCGTGCTCCGATGA